CCGCGCTGAACCACTTCGTAGGCGAGAAAGAACAAGGGAAAGAAAAAGCCGAGCGCCACAGGTAGCAGGCAGATGGCGAGCGATACATAGGCCGGGCGGCCCTTCAGCGGAATGCGCGGTACGTAACGCTGCCGCCGCAGCGAGACGATGAAGCGGCGGTGACGCCTGCCGTAACGCTCCAGTGCCATCAGCGCGATCACGATCACCAGCATCACGCAGGCGATCTGCGCCGCCCCCGGCAGGCTCGACCGGTTGATCCAGGTGGTGAAGATAGACAGCGTCAGCGTCTGCACACCGAGATATTCGCTGGCGCCGATATCGTTCAACGCTTCGAGGAGAGCGAGTGAAAGCCCCACCGCAAGTGCCGGGCGTGCAAGGGGCAAGGCCACATGCCGCGCCAGCATAATCCGGGTCGCGCCCAGCGTGCGTGCGACTTCGATCAGAGACGCGCTTTGCGTCTGAAACATCGCGCGGGCCGCGAGATAGACGTAAGGGTAGAGCACGAGGCTCATCACGAGGATCGCGCCCGGCAGCGAGCGGATCTGCGGAAACCAGTATTCGGCGGCGGTGCGGAAACCGAACATATAGCGGAATGCCGATTGCACCGGGCCTGCTGCATCGAAAATGTCAGCATAGACATAGGCGACGATATACGTCGGGAAGGCGAGCGGCAGCGGCAGCAGCCAACTCAAGGTCGCGCGGCCGGGAAAATCGTAAGCGGTCACGATCCAGGCGGCGCCGATGCCGATGATAGCCGTGAGCACCGCCACGCCGGCGAGCAGGCCCGCCGTGTCGATCGCCGCATTGGGCACCACATAAGTCCAAAGATGATGCCAAATCTCATCATCGCCCTGCCAGGCAATGGCGATCAGCGTGATCAGCGGCGCAATGACAGCGGCGGCAAGGAGCAGGAGGAAGATGCGCGCAAAGACGTGACGTGGCCAGTGCAACCAATGCGACAAGTCTGGAAGATCGCTTACGCTTGCATGCGCCATCTTGAACCTAAATCACCGAGCGCCGTCTCCGCGGTTGCAGAGACGGCGCCGTTGTTATGTCGACGGTATCAATTGTCGAAGCCGACCTTGTCGACCAGATTGGCGGCGGCTTTCTTGTATTCGGCGATCTTCGCCAGCGGCAGCGTGTCAGGCTTGAGCGGCCCATAACCGGCAATGATGTCGTTGACCTTGATGCCGGTTTTCACCGGATACTCGTAATTGGTGTCAGCGTACATATGCTGTGCCGTATCGCCAGCCAGCCACTCGATCAGCTTCATGGCGTTGGCTTTGTTCGGCGCGTTTTTGGCCAGCACGACACCGGAGACATTCACATGGGTGCCGCCATCGGCGAAGGTCGGCAGGATCACGCGGGTGGCTTCCGCCCAATCCTTCTGGTTGGCACTGTTTTTCATCAGCGCCCAGTAATAGGTGTTGCCGATGCCGATGTCGCACTTGCCGGCCGCGACGTCGCGCGCCTGCTCACGATCGCCGCCCGACGGCTTCTGCGCCAGATTGGCTTTCACGCCGCGCAGCCATTCCTCGGCTTTCGCTTCGCCGTGCTTGGCGATCATCGCGGCAATCAGCGCATTGTTGTAGATGTGCTGACCGGAGCGGATGCAGATCTTGCCTTTCCACTTCGGATCGGCGAGTTCTTCATAGGTGATCGCGTCCTGCTTCACGCGATCCTTCGACGCATACACCACGCGTGCACGCGTTGACACCCCGACCCAGTGGCCTTCCGGATCGCGATATTGCGCCGGCACGGTTTTGTCGACGACGGCAGACTTGATCGGTTGCGTGATGCCGGCTTGCACCGCATCTTCAAGGCGGCCAATGTCGACAGTCAGCAGAACATCGGCGGGGCTGTTCGCGCCTTCGGTCTTGATGCGCTGCTCGAGGCCGGAGGATGCCGAGACCACATTCACCTTGATGCCGGTGTCCTTGGTGAAGGCATCGAACAGCGGCTGGATCAGCTTCTGCTCGCGATAGGTGTAGACATTCACTTCGCCCTGAGCGGACGCGAGCGAAGGAGCGCAGAAAGCGATCAAGCTTGCGCCAAGGGCTGACGCCAGCAGGCGGGCCTTATTCGACGGCATGGTGTTCTCCCGGTTTGGATTGCAGCACCTAATGAACGGGGAACAGCAATGGTCAAGGCAAATTCCGTTTGAATTTCAATATATTAGAATTATTCCAGGCTGACTTTGTCTGGAATGAGTCCAAATAAAGGGCTTTCCTTTTGAAGGGACAGAAGATTGCGCGGGGTTACGATTCCGAGGGCTGGATTGAACGGCTGCAGCCAAATGTCTCACCTGGTCGCGGCGAGCCTGTTCACTGGTGTTTTGGGCGCCAAGGCGATTTCCGCGATCAACTTGCCGATCAAAGCCTGCCCAAAGGACTGGAAATTCTCGGCGACGGCGACGAATGCACCGGGACCGCCAATGACATTGTCCTGAAAATATTTGGCGAGGCCGCCCGGGGGATTGGTGTGTTCGGGGTTCCAGGCGAGCGGCCGGTCGCTGAGAATGACAAGTCCGTTGATGGTGACGCCCAGCGCCAGAGCATCTTCCCGGGCCGAGAGCAGCCCGCGTCCAGAATTGTGCGTGCCGTCGCCCGAGATGTCGATTGTGCGGCGCTGCGATTGAAAGGGTGCGCGCGCGAGTTGTTCGACAGAGAAATCGATCGCGCCGCTGATCGAGGTACGGTCGGCAAACGGCCGCGGCGCTTCGACCAATGCGTCGGAAAATTTGCGCGCCGCATTGGCGCCGTCGATCAGCGTCCAATCAATGATGACCTTCTGTGCGGTGGCGCCGGACCACTCGACAAAACAAATTGCGATCCGCCGGTTGGCGCCGGACATGATGGCATCAAGCACCCGTGGGTCCTTGAGCGCTGACGCATAGCCGTCTCGCTGAAGCTGGAACTTCGGTTCGTCGATGCTGCGGGACACATCGGCTGCCAGCACCAGCAGCAGGTCGACAATTTCGGCACCGCGCGCGGCCGGAGCTGCGCTTACGAATATGAAAGCGGTGAGAAGGGCGCGGAGGAAGGCCATCAAATGCTTGCCTCGCAGAACTTGGAACCGACCGGCAACCTCATCCTAGCGTATGATCCGTCAACGTGAAATCACGCCGCCGACAGATCGTGTGCCTAAGCAAATACATAAGTCTGCAACGGAGGCGCAGCGTCTTAGGCCTGCAGGCCTATTTCGCCAAAACGCGCGCGGCGGGGAAGACGATTTCGACCATCGTGCCGGAATTCACCGCGCTTTTGATTGAAAACTGTGCGCGATTGGCCTCGGTCAGCGCCTTCGTCAATGGAAGGCCAAGACCGGTACCGCCGGATTTTGCGGATGTGGCGAGTTGTCGAAACGGCTGCAGCGCTGTTTCGATATCCTGCTCGCTCATGCCGATACCGGTGTCGCGGACGCGTAACATCACATCACCGCGATCGGTCGCCGCCGTCGACACGATCACTTGTCCGCCGGCGCTTGTGAACTTGATCGAGTTCGACAGCAGGTTGAGAATGATCTGACGCACTGAACGCGGGTCGGCGACGATGCCGGGCACGTTCATCGACAGGGCGGTGCGGATGATGACGCGGGCGCGATTGGCTTGTGCCTGCATGATCGCAACGGATTGCTGGGTCAGATCGTTGAGGTTCACCCGTTCGAAACTCAGCTCCATCTTGCCGGCTTCGATTTTCGACAGATCGAGCAGGTCGTTCAGCAGAGAAACAAGGTGTGATCCGGAAGCCTTGATGTCTTTCAGATAGTCACGATAGCGATCGTTACCGATTGGACCAAAGCGCTCTTCCGTCATCACGTCGGAAAAGCCGATGATGGCGTTGAGCGGCGTTCGCATTTCATGGCTGATCCTGGCCAGGAATTCGGATTTCGCGGATGAGGCTTTTTCCGCCTGCTGCCGTGCCGTGGTCAAATCTTTCTCAGCGTTCTTCCAGCGCGTGATGTCACGAAAAATGGCGCAAAAGCGTGCGCTATTCTGATCGACGCGCGCCAGCAGCACGTTGAGAAACAGAAGGCTGCCATGCCGTCGCCGGCCGATGAATTCACGGCCATCATCGATCGGCCCGGCGCTACCACCCTTAGTCAGTCGCTCGAGGCTTGCGCTGGCGGCGCGTTCGTTGTCCGGTGCGAACAGGCTGGTGAAGGAGTGTCCGGGCAGTTCCTCCTTGTCATAACCAAACAACCGTGCAGCCCCCGCATTGGCTTCGAGAATCTGCCCGTTGCGGTCGATCACGACAACGCCGTCTGTTGCGATGTCGAGAAGTGACGACAAGCTAGTTGTCGCATCTGCACCGGTCGTCGGCCGCCAAGCCGCATTGGGAAACAGCACCAGCGCCATTGCGTCTTCGTCGTCGATTGGAAGCGTCACAAGTCGTCCATCCATCGACGTGTGACTCGCGGGCGCGGCGATGCGCAGCGACTGTCCGTTGTCGCGATCAGACGACGCAGTCTCGACTGTTTCGATGAAGAGAGAGTCGAGGCCGCCGGCTTGTGCAAAATCGCCGATGGATGCGTAGCCCGTCAGCTTCAAGAATGCCGGGTTTGCATAAATGAAGCTGTTGAGGCGATAGATCAGTAAGCCGACGGGAAGACGATCAAGGATAGGTGTCTGCAGCGAGAGATCGTTTTCCGAACGCCACAGATCGCGCGCGGTCTGTTCATTTGGGTAGATATCGGTCAGTGTGACATCCGATAAAGAAAACTGCTCTATCGTGACTTTTTCGATCTGACCGCGCGCAAGCTCATCGGCGCCTTTGAGGCGCATCGCCAGGCGGCTTGTCAGTTCCTGAAAAGCGGTTTGTTCGGCGACCGCCGGGACGAGGACGGGCGCGTCCTGTCCGATCGCGCGGAAGGGGACGACGTTTTCGGGTGTTGCGGCGACATCTTCCGGCTCGGTTTCAACAGGCAACGCGACCCGCTCTTCAACCTTCGGTACCAGAGAATGGATATCTGCCGCCGTTTCGGCATGGGCGGGCGCAGGCTGTACGCTGACATCTGCAGGATTGGCGTTATCTGCATGATCTGCCAGGGGCTGATCGCGCCACACACCCCATCCCCGATAGCCGCAGAACAAGCGTTCTTGATCAAGGGCAGGAATGCCGCAAAGCTCGATTTTGATGCGCTGGCCCTCTTTCGTCGGCCAGTCGACATCGATTCCGCTCCAGGTGTCGCGTGACACCATCGCGTGAGCGATACGTCCTTCCGGATCTAGCGCAAGCTTGGCGGAAACCTCGTTCCAGAAGCGGCCCATGAGACCCGCCGTGCGCGGTCCTGCAATGCAGAGGAAATCGTGATCTGTGATCGTGAATCTGTTTTCGGCGTCAGTTTCCCAGACGAAACGCAGGGGATGACGTCGCTGATGGCGATCGCTTTTCTGTTCGGCAGACTGTTGCGAACCAGGCGCGATCGCATCTTCGGCGTCAGATTGGACTACATCCTTGTGCCGCGGCGCATCGACGTGTTGCGAGGGGTCATGCGAAGGGTGGTCCACAGTCATTGCCGCCATGGCGTCGGCAATGGGAGACAGATCGACCGTGTTTTCGGCTGTCGCGTCGCTAATGGATATATTGGCTTCTTGCGACTGCCGGCTATTTTCGTCGGAGAGCAGCAAGAGGGTAACGGCATCTGCGCCTTCGCCTACGTACAGGGTTTCATCCCGTCCATGGACATCCGCAAGCAACGTTGCGCCAGCAAGATACCTCGCAGCGGATGGCGTGGCGTGAAGGAGATTGCCGTCCGGATCGAAGGCGGCAATGGCTTCGTCACTTTCGATCAAACGGCGCGCACGCTCGAACAATGTCAGGCAGAGATTGCAGGGTTCTGCAGCAGCGACGAGGATTGCGGTTGCGGATGCAACAGTCATTTTTGAGCACGCACAGATCAGCGGCCGGCCAAAGGGCATGCCCATCCCGCGCAATCGTTCAAGGCGCGGAGTGCCGTCCTGCCGAAGCGTCGCCGCGCTGCGGGCGACCTGTCTCGCGATGTCGGTGTTCTCGAAGGATGCCGCCATGGCGGCGCTGCTCGATGCGAATCCGAACAGGGCTGCGCCGGCGGGATTTGCAAACAGCAGCTTTGTACCGGAGGGGTCAAACAGCCAGATCGGCAGCCCGCTTGTCGCATGCACGGCCAATCTCGGGTCGCGCAGGATATCCAGCTGAGCTGATCGATGACGCATCCAGTAAGACCTCGATCTCGCGGCGATTCGCTTGGAAAGACAGTATTTTAATGGATTGTTAATAGTCGCCGTCGCCGTGCCCGTCCATCCAGCGGGGATACCGCCCCGCGAATAACCTTAACCGTCGTAAATTTTTCGATGGCTTTGACGAAACTGTGTCACGAAAACAAGGTTAGAATACCGATTACATTCGCCATTTCACCGCGAAATCGAGGACGTGATGGATACGACAAAGCCGTTTGAAATTCCGGCCGACATGCGCAAGTTCGCGGAGCAGAGCATGGAGCAGGCCCGCAAGGCCTTCGATAATTTCGTCACCGCAGCCCAGCAGGCGATGAGCGATCTGGAAGGGCGCGCTCAGACGGCCCGTTCGGGGGCGATCGATGTCAGTGGACGGGCCATGACCTTCGCCGAGCGCAACATGGCGGCATCTTTCGAGTTCGCCCAGAACCTGGTGCGTGCCAGGACGGCCGAAGACGTTCTCCGCCTGCAAACCGAATATGTAAAAGCGCAAATTCAGGCGCTGAATGAACAGACCAAAGAACTGGCGGAGGCGACTGCCAAAGTCGCAAAGGACACGACCCAGCCTCGCTCTTAGGTTTGGGGTGCCATGAAACCTTTTGTCTTAAGTCCTAGAAAAATCTATGGAATTTTTGCATCGCAATATCTTTGTTGCGTTGCACCATAACGTGTGCTACTAAAGTTATGCAGCCAGCAACCGCAAACTCCAAAGGATACGCCCATGACTGAGGCGACCACAATGAAGAAGCCGGCAACGGTGTTCGATACGCCGGCGCTGGAATTTCCCACTTTCGAAATGCCCAAGATGGAAATCCCGGCCGCTTTCCGCGAATTCGCTGAAAAGAGCGTTTCGCAGGCCAAGGACAATTGGGAAAAGATGAAGGCGGTCACCGAAGAGGCGACCGACATGATCGAGACCAGCTATTCGACCGCCTCCAAGGGTGCTGCGGATTATGGGCTTGCCGTGATCGACGCGGCGCGCGCCAACACCAACGCGGCGTTCGACTTCTACAGTCAAGCCATGACCGTGAAGTCGCTGTCCGAAATGATCGAATTGTCAACCTCGCACGCCCGCAAGCAATTCGAGACCGTTGCTGCGCAGTCGAAAGATCTGACGGCGCTGGCGCAGAAGGTTGCTGCCGAGTCGATCGAGCCGCTCAAGTCGGGTATGACCACGGCGTTCAACAAGGCCTCCTGACCCGGCCTTTCTTGTGGAAATCCGAGGTCCGGGCCGCCTGGTCCGGACCTTTTTCTTTGGTGGCTGAGGTGTCGAAGCTTGCTTGCCAAAGCGGCCTCGACCCCCTAGTTTCCGCCCGTCTTCACTGGCCGGAGCGTCGGTCAAAGACGCCCGGCGGTATGACGTCGGTGTGCAGCTGTAGCTCAGTTGGTTAGAGCGCCTGACTGTGGATCAGGAGGTCGGAGGTTCAAGTCCCCCCAGCTGTACCAGCAAAATCATGTGTCCGGCCCGGACACATCGGCAACAGACCGTACCTAAGACCTAGGTGACAACCTCGTGCCGAACGGGTTGTCGGTGGGTCGCAAGGTTTTCTGCTCCAGATCGAAATATCCCAGGTCGTAACGCATACAGGCGGGCGACGAACCGAACGGATGTTCATTCCTCATGCCGCGTCAAAACTGACGGAGACGCGGCCAATCGGATGGAGGGTCCAGGCCAACTGGCGATCAGACGCTTCCAGAAATTGCGGCGCTGTAACCGATCCGGCGATGATGAGATCGCCCGCTTGCAGTCTTCGGCCAAAAGCGCCCAGCGTTCGCGCGACCTGCGTTACAATAATCCTGAGCGATCCCGTATTCGCTTCAAGGTCATCTGGAACATCGATTTCCCTGGCTGAGCGAACAAGATGTCCTTTGACTCCGTCCAGACGAGCGCCTGCGCGAGAGGTGTCACGCGGGCCAAATATCACATGGCGCTGAAAGATATCGCCTGCGAGGATGGCCTCCACGTCGTCCACAGGACCGTCAACATCGGCGAGTTCGATCGCAGGACCGATTGCTGCGATCGCGTCCACGATGTCGCGTTCGCTTGCGTCCGGCGCGACGTCACGGCCGATTTCAATGGCGATTT
The genomic region above belongs to Pseudorhodoplanes sinuspersici and contains:
- a CDS encoding PAS domain S-box protein; this translates as MHATSGLPIWLFDPSGTKLLFANPAGAALFGFASSSAAMAASFENTDIARQVARSAATLRQDGTPRLERLRGMGMPFGRPLICACSKMTVASATAILVAAAEPCNLCLTLFERARRLIESDEAIAAFDPDGNLLHATPSAARYLAGATLLADVHGRDETLYVGEGADAVTLLLLSDENSRQSQEANISISDATAENTVDLSPIADAMAAMTVDHPSHDPSQHVDAPRHKDVVQSDAEDAIAPGSQQSAEQKSDRHQRRHPLRFVWETDAENRFTITDHDFLCIAGPRTAGLMGRFWNEVSAKLALDPEGRIAHAMVSRDTWSGIDVDWPTKEGQRIKIELCGIPALDQERLFCGYRGWGVWRDQPLADHADNANPADVSVQPAPAHAETAADIHSLVPKVEERVALPVETEPEDVAATPENVVPFRAIGQDAPVLVPAVAEQTAFQELTSRLAMRLKGADELARGQIEKVTIEQFSLSDVTLTDIYPNEQTARDLWRSENDLSLQTPILDRLPVGLLIYRLNSFIYANPAFLKLTGYASIGDFAQAGGLDSLFIETVETASSDRDNGQSLRIAAPASHTSMDGRLVTLPIDDEDAMALVLFPNAAWRPTTGADATTSLSSLLDIATDGVVVIDRNGQILEANAGAARLFGYDKEELPGHSFTSLFAPDNERAASASLERLTKGGSAGPIDDGREFIGRRRHGSLLFLNVLLARVDQNSARFCAIFRDITRWKNAEKDLTTARQQAEKASSAKSEFLARISHEMRTPLNAIIGFSDVMTEERFGPIGNDRYRDYLKDIKASGSHLVSLLNDLLDLSKIEAGKMELSFERVNLNDLTQQSVAIMQAQANRARVIIRTALSMNVPGIVADPRSVRQIILNLLSNSIKFTSAGGQVIVSTAATDRGDVMLRVRDTGIGMSEQDIETALQPFRQLATSAKSGGTGLGLPLTKALTEANRAQFSIKSAVNSGTMVEIVFPAARVLAK
- a CDS encoding ABC transporter permease, giving the protein MSHWLHWPRHVFARIFLLLLAAAVIAPLITLIAIAWQGDDEIWHHLWTYVVPNAAIDTAGLLAGVAVLTAIIGIGAAWIVTAYDFPGRATLSWLLPLPLAFPTYIVAYVYADIFDAAGPVQSAFRYMFGFRTAAEYWFPQIRSLPGAILVMSLVLYPYVYLAARAMFQTQSASLIEVARTLGATRIMLARHVALPLARPALAVGLSLALLEALNDIGASEYLGVQTLTLSIFTTWINRSSLPGAAQIACVMLVIVIALMALERYGRRHRRFIVSLRRQRYVPRIPLKGRPAYVSLAICLLPVALGFFFPLFFLAYEVVQRGLLIGFDHDLIRHTITTVTLAAIATAIAITLGLAAALAVRLIRGKLAFACLTIAGMGYAIPGTVLALGLLSPLVGTDNVLNAISAFFGGPHLGLVIAGSSAALVIAYVTRFLAIATGSAQAGLARIATEIDDVARTLGVRPAGIAWLIHIPLARPALGGAALLVFVDCLKELPATLLLRPLNVETLSTYIYQYATRGSFEEGALAALLIVAVGILPVIRLTRFSEIAPAPVPSSSER
- a CDS encoding DUF1194 domain-containing protein; protein product: MAFLRALLTAFIFVSAAPAARGAEIVDLLLVLAADVSRSIDEPKFQLQRDGYASALKDPRVLDAIMSGANRRIAICFVEWSGATAQKVIIDWTLIDGANAARKFSDALVEAPRPFADRTSISGAIDFSVEQLARAPFQSQRRTIDISGDGTHNSGRGLLSAREDALALGVTINGLVILSDRPLAWNPEHTNPPGGLAKYFQDNVIGGPGAFVAVAENFQSFGQALIGKLIAEIALAPKTPVNRLAATR
- a CDS encoding phasin, producing the protein MTEATTMKKPATVFDTPALEFPTFEMPKMEIPAAFREFAEKSVSQAKDNWEKMKAVTEEATDMIETSYSTASKGAADYGLAVIDAARANTNAAFDFYSQAMTVKSLSEMIELSTSHARKQFETVAAQSKDLTALAQKVAAESIEPLKSGMTTAFNKAS
- a CDS encoding Fe(3+) ABC transporter substrate-binding protein, with protein sequence MPSNKARLLASALGASLIAFCAPSLASAQGEVNVYTYREQKLIQPLFDAFTKDTGIKVNVVSASSGLEQRIKTEGANSPADVLLTVDIGRLEDAVQAGITQPIKSAVVDKTVPAQYRDPEGHWVGVSTRARVVYASKDRVKQDAITYEELADPKWKGKICIRSGQHIYNNALIAAMIAKHGEAKAEEWLRGVKANLAQKPSGGDREQARDVAAGKCDIGIGNTYYWALMKNSANQKDWAEATRVILPTFADGGTHVNVSGVVLAKNAPNKANAMKLIEWLAGDTAQHMYADTNYEYPVKTGIKVNDIIAGYGPLKPDTLPLAKIAEYKKAAANLVDKVGFDN
- a CDS encoding phasin family protein, which encodes MEQARKAFDNFVTAAQQAMSDLEGRAQTARSGAIDVSGRAMTFAERNMAASFEFAQNLVRARTAEDVLRLQTEYVKAQIQALNEQTKELAEATAKVAKDTTQPRS